From one Humulus lupulus chromosome 8, drHumLupu1.1, whole genome shotgun sequence genomic stretch:
- the LOC133795875 gene encoding uncharacterized protein LOC133795875, with amino-acid sequence MTKSKRLLQTYLNNKECFSSEELVDGFKRCDVKEDVWKLGLCFLVDSLLLPSEPKKKCFIDVLSMVENEDDFFNYPWGRLSYEKTLFGLTKDMERLRNKYLKNVEQKRKRPAPQYTIYGYAIALQYWAYEIFTKFSAFVDQQPLAFPRMLSWSAHKMLKEKDIEGVFKKKSNLVKATLNPRPEEKEFHDSIIQGPDELLMGRVISFVDDDVELEFEREEREESPTKPDVADGHRHEQDKKEIPTPINTHHEKLLADIDTLKSNQQRMEEKLDYLIELVLSQRKGSDSEDSLSDEHLASPHQKEGSNEKNFWFRVY; translated from the exons ATGACCAAGAGTAAAAGACTTCTCCAGACATACTTGAACAATAAAGAATGTTTTTCTTCTGAAGAGTTGGTAGATGGATTCAAAAGGTGCGATGTGAAAGAAGACGTATGGAAATTAGGTCTATGTTTTTTGGTAGACTCTCTTTTATTACCTAGTGAACCAAAGAAGAAATGCTTTATTGATGTCCTTTCCATGGTGGAAAATGAAGATGACTTCTTCAACTATCCTTGGGGGAGATTATCGTACGAGAAGACATTATTCGGCTTGACAAAAGATATGGAAAGGCTAAGGAATAAATACTTGAAGAATGTTGAGCAAAAGAGAAAAAGACCAGCACCTCAATACACAATTTATGGTTATGCCATTGCTTTGCAATATTGGGCCTATGAAATTTTCACAAAGTTCTCTGCATTTGTTGATCAACAACCCCTTGCCTTTCCAAGAATGCTTAGCTGGTCAGCGCATAAAATGCTGAAAGAGAAAGATATTGAaggtgtatttaagaaaaaaagt AATCTTGTGAAGGCCACGCTCAATCCAAGACCCGAAGAGAAAGAATTTCATGACTctattattcaaggaccagatgaACTACTCATGGGACGTGTTATTAGCTTTGTAGACGATGATGTGGAATTGGAGTTTGAAAGGGAAGAACGTGAGGAATCTCCCACAAAGCCCGATGTAGCAGATGGGCATCGTCATGAGCAAGACAAGAAAGAGATACCAACTCCAATTAACACCCACCATGAAAAGTTGTTAGCTGATATTGACACTTTGAAAAGTAACCAACAAAGAATGGAGGAGAAGTTGGATTATCTAATTGAATTAGTGCTCTCGCAACGTAAAGGTAGTGATTCTGAGGATTCATTATCAGATGAGCATCTTGCTTCACCACACC AGAAGGAGGGTTCCAACGAAAAGAATTTTTGGTTCCGAGTTTACTGA
- the LOC133795876 gene encoding uncharacterized protein LOC133795876, with amino-acid sequence MNIRAKFKTDHCHEELFLAAKAYRKREFLRHFEKIKFKDLAIAQYLENQVGFEKWARSFFPGHRYNLMTTSIAESWNNVIAEAHGWPITCLMEFMRHTLQKWFFERRTAASAATGPLATEVEADLRKLADKSTTSFPFPSSLPCEHALAGSRDRGISPYSLCSRFYTVEAWLSSYGGSVYTLGNEESWVIPNDIRSMMIAPPLVKQKAGRPKKKRRLSKGEKNSKQRRCSICGVLGHNRVTCTTIGLVIRLFVLKFVVSDTPNSYMHVKY; translated from the exons ATGAATATACGTGCGAAGTTCAAAACTGACCATTGCCATGAAGAATTATTCCTTGCAGCGAAAGCTTATAGAAAGCGAGAGTTTTTACGCCATTTTGAGAAGATTAAATTCAAAGATCTTGCAATTGCTCAATACTTAGAGAATCAAGTGGGTTTTGAAAAGTGGGCTCGTTCTTTCTTTCCTGGTCATCGATATAATTTAATGACTACAAGTATTGCCGAAAGCTGGAACAATGTCATTGCTGAGGCACatgggtggccaattacttgtcTCATGGAATTTATGAGGCACACTTTACAAAAATGGTTTTTCGAGCGTCGAACTGCAGCATCAGCGGCTACAGGTCCTCTTGCCACAGAAGTGGAAGCTGATTTGCGAAAGTTAGCAGACAAGTCCACTACCTCGTTCCCTTTTCCGTCTA GTCTTCCTTGTGAACACGCTCTAGCTGGTTCTCGAGATCGTGGCATTAGTCCATATAGTTTATGCTCCAGATTCTACACAGTTGAAGCGTGGTTGTCATCCTATGGTGGATCTGTATATACGCTGGGTAATGAAGAATCTTGGGTGATACCAAATGACATAAGAAGTATGATGATAGCCCCTCCTTTAGTGAAGCAGAAGGCtggtcgtccaaagaagaaacGACGTTTATCAAAGGGTGAGAAGAATAGCAAACAACGTAGATGTAGTATATGTGGTGTCCTGGGCCACAATCGAGTGACGTGCACCACT attGGTTTAGTAATACGACTTTTTGTGTTAAAGTTTGTTGTTTCGGACACACCTAATTCATACATGCAC GTAAAGTATTAG
- the LOC133795877 gene encoding uncharacterized protein LOC133795877: MKVPKTITYNSLIDQLYTLIGADKSRIDLDLNVIYHFGSKGIPPSLISNDDDVAFFLDEIRTSINHRTPLCVSTIEKRSNDPLVTKTRELYTIPPVETKVNDDFCIDGNEDSWEKGSTSASTAQLLTSSSSINSWEIKEGQIFENKQELKMKLHLYALKKNFEFKVKKSAKNIWCTVCVDDKCKWRLRATKLVNSNMFEVRKFFGEHTCSLDVRHKDHRQASPWLIGHVIRRKFEGDNVNYKPRSLVKDMSLSYGVHMSYAKAWRCQEHALAYIRGTPESSFQKLPSFLYMMEQKNPGTVTHLQMDNEGKFKYCFMDLGVSIMGFKTYIRPVICAMGQDANKKIYPIAFSVVDSENNDSWLYFLLRLKEAIGEVENLVSCLIDILV, encoded by the exons ATGAAGGTGCCAAAGACTATCACTTACAATAGTCTTATTGATCAATTGTATACTTTAATCGGAGCTGACAAGTCTCGTATTGATCTTGACTTAAATGTAATCTATCATTTTGGAAGTAAAGGTATCCCTCCATCTTTGATTAGTAATGATGATGATGTTGCTTTTTTTCTTGATGAGATAAGAACATCTATCAATCATCGGACACCCCTATGTGTGTCTACTATAGAGAAGAGAAGTAATGATCCTTTGGTTACTAAAACACGTGAGTTGTATACTATTCCTCCAGTTGAAACCAAAGTGAATGATGATTTTTGCATTGATGGCAATGAAGACAGtt GGGAAAAAGGCTCTACTTCAGCCTCAACAGCTCAATTACTGACATCTTCTTCAAGTATCAATTCGTGGGAAATAAAAGAGGGTCAAATATTTGAGAACAAGCAAGAGTTGAAGATGAAACTCCATCTTTATGCATTAAAGAAAAACTTTGAGTTTAAAGTAAAGAAGTCTGCGAAAAATATATGGTGTACAGTATGTGTTGATGATAAATGCAAATGGAGGTTGAGGGCTACAAAATTGGTTAATTCCAATATGTTCGAGGTTCGTAAATTTTTCGGTGAACACACATGTTCATTGGATGTTCGACATAAAGATCATCGTCAGGCATCCCCATGGCTTATTGGACATGTCATAAGGAGAAAATTTGAGGGTGATAATGTTAATTACAAGCCAAGGTCACTTGTAAAAGATATGAGTTTATCATATGGAGTTCATATGAGCTATGCTAAAGCTTGGAGGTGTCAAGAGCATGCATTGGCTTACATAAGAGGTACACCAGAATCATCATTTCAGAAACTTCCTTCATTTCTATACATGATGGAGCAAAAAAATCCTGGAACTGTTACTCATTTGCAGATGGACAATGAAGGTAAGTTCAAATATTGCTTCATGGACTTAGGTGTTTCTATAATGGGGTTTAAAACATATATTCGCCCAGTTATATGTGCTATGGGACAAGATGCTAACAAGAAAATATATCCAATTGCATTTTCAGTAGTTGACTCAGAGAATAATGACTCATGGTTGTATTTTCTACTGAGGTTGAAGGAAGCGATTGGTGAAGTGGAGAATCTAGTATCGTGTCTGATAGACATACTAGTATAG